From Nycticebus coucang isolate mNycCou1 chromosome 6, mNycCou1.pri, whole genome shotgun sequence, the proteins below share one genomic window:
- the FOXB1 gene encoding forkhead box protein B1, whose translation MPRPGRNTYSDQKPPYSYISLTAMAIQSSPEKMLPLSEIYKFIMDRFPYYRENTQRWQNSLRHNLSFNDCFIKIPRRPDQPGKGSFWALHPSCGDMFENGSFLRRRKRFKVLKSDHLAPSKPTDAAQYLQQQAKLRLSALAASGTHLPQMPAAAYNLGGVAQPSGFKHPFAIENIIAREYKMPGGLAFSAMQPVPAAYPLPNQLTTMGSSLGTGWPHVYGSAGMIDSATPISMASGDYSAYGMPLKPLCHAAGQTLPAIPVPIKPTPAAVPALPALPAPIPTLLSNSPPSLSPTSSQTATSQSSPATPSETLTSPASALHSVAVH comes from the coding sequence ATGCCTCGGCCGGGCCGCAACACGTACAGCGACCAGAAGCCGCCCTACTCGTACATCTCGCTGACCGCCATGGCCATCCAGAGCTCGCCCGAGAAGATGCTGCCGCTGAGCGAGATCTACAAGTTCATCATGGACCGCTTCCCCTACTACAGGGAGAACACGCAGCGCTGGCAGAACAGCCTGCGCCACAACCTGTCCTTCAACGACTGCTTCATCAAGATCCCGCGGCGGCCCGACCAGCCCGGCAAGGGCAGCTTCTGGGCGCTGCACCCCAGCTGCGGGGACATGTTTGAGAACGGCAGCTTTCTGCGGCGCCGCAAGCGCTTCAAGGTGCTTAAGTCTGACCACCTGGCGCCCAGCAAGCCCACCGACGCGGCGCAGTACCTGCAGCAGCAGGCCAAGCTGCGGCTCAGCGCGCTCGCGGCCTCGGGCACACACCTGCCGCAGATGCCCGCCGCCGCCTACAACCTGGGCGGCGTGGCGCAGCCCTCAGGCTTCAAGCACCCCTTCGCCATAGAGAACATAATCGCGCGGGAATACAAGATGCCTGGGGGGCTCGCCTTCTCCGCGATGCAGCCGGTGCCCGCCGCCTACCCGCTCCCTAACCAGTTGACTACTATGGGCAGCTCTCTGGGCACCGGCTGGCCGCACGTGTATGGCTCTGCGGGCATGATCGACTCGGCCACCCCCATCTCCATGGCGAGTGGCGACTACAGCGCCTATGGCATGCCGCTGAAACCGCTGTGCCACGCAGCTGGCCAGACGCTACCTGCCATCCCCGTGCCCATTAAGCCCACGCCGGCCGCGGTGCCCGCGCTGCCCGCGCTGCCCGCGCCCATCCCCACCTTGCTCTCGAACTCGCCGCCCTCGCTCAGCCCTACGTCCTCGCAAACAGCCACCAGCCAAAGCAGCCCCGCTACCCCCAGCGAAACGCTTACCAGCCCGGCCTCCGCCTTGCACTCGGTGGCGGTGCACTGA